The Mauremys reevesii isolate NIE-2019 linkage group 13, ASM1616193v1, whole genome shotgun sequence genome contains a region encoding:
- the LOC120380636 gene encoding cytochrome c oxidase subunit 4 isoform 1, mitochondrial — protein MLSLPALRVGTLARRGVLGAASIRAAHGHSGHVATQEDMSVPQYYDKRSSPLPDVPYHKELGAEQKALKEKEKGSWKQLSNEEKVALYRLKFNQTFAEMNRPSSEWKTVLGGIFVFFGFTGLYVWWQRVYVLPPKPHTLTDEWKAQQVKRMLDMRTNPIQGFSAKWDYDKSEWKK, from the exons ATGCTCTCGCTGCCGGCCCTGCGCGTGGGCACCCTGGCCAGGAGAGGAGTCCTGGGCGCTGCCAGCATCAGAGCAGCACATGGCCATAGCGGACATG TGGCGACTCAAGAGGACATGTCGGTGCCCCAGTACTACGACAAgcgcagctccccgctccccgaCGTCCCCTACCACAAGGAGCTGGGCGCGGAGCAGAAGGCCctgaaggagaaggagaagggatCGTGGAAGCAGCTAAGCAACGAGGAGAAAGTGGCCC TCTATCGCCTGAAGTTCAACCAGACCTTCGCAGAGATGAACAGGCCATCCAGCGAATGGAAGACGGTGCTAGGAGGCATCTTCGTATTCTTTGGCTTCACTGGATTATACGTGTGGTGGCAGCGAGTCTATG TGCTCCCCCCGAAGCCGCACACCCTGACGGACGAGTGGAAGGCTCAGCAGGTCAAGAGGATGCTGGACATGCGCACGAACCCCATCCAGGGCTTCTCCGCCAAGTGGGATTACGACAAGAGCGAGTGGAAGAAGTAG